The Phycisphaeraceae bacterium genome has a segment encoding these proteins:
- a CDS encoding Gfo/Idh/MocA family oxidoreductase, which translates to MFESDRRTFLGQTAGLAAFALMPKSLYAFGFSGAAVRVAIIGAGRQGRAIIGELAKIDGVEIAALCDVDSTRLDAGLRRTRGAIGYAAHEALLDKADTFDAVFIATPTHLHRKPVEDCIAAGKHVYCDGPLASTIEDAAAIARAARSAGTVFQSGMQGRSNPVYTLARSFFRSDSVRDLVSIHAQQNRKASWRVPADSPDRDRALNWRLDPDVTLGLAGELGTQQIDTVCWFTGKYPVSVRGLGSVRLHRDGREVADTISCQLAFEDGAVMTYDATLANSYGGTFETLFGTNAAIKLAGTHAWMFKEADAPTQGWEVYANRQQFHNDEGITLIAGATQLASQGKLQEGIGLPHAPLYYAVGDFLKSVASGANVACSAEEGYRATVVGIKAAQAVATGQTVSIAESDLRVS; encoded by the coding sequence GTTTGAATCGGATCGTCGGACATTTCTTGGTCAGACCGCCGGCCTGGCAGCTTTTGCGCTGATGCCTAAGAGTCTGTATGCGTTTGGATTTTCGGGTGCGGCGGTGCGTGTGGCGATCATCGGTGCGGGGCGGCAGGGCCGGGCCATCATCGGTGAACTTGCGAAGATTGATGGGGTGGAGATCGCGGCGCTGTGTGACGTGGATTCAACGCGACTCGATGCGGGTCTGAGGCGGACGCGCGGCGCCATCGGCTACGCGGCGCACGAGGCACTGCTCGACAAGGCTGATACCTTTGACGCGGTGTTCATCGCGACGCCGACGCATCTGCATCGCAAGCCAGTTGAGGATTGCATCGCGGCGGGCAAGCATGTGTATTGCGATGGGCCTCTGGCCTCGACGATCGAAGATGCGGCTGCGATCGCGCGTGCGGCGCGGTCGGCGGGGACGGTGTTTCAGTCGGGCATGCAGGGGCGGTCGAATCCGGTGTACACGCTGGCGCGATCGTTCTTCCGGTCCGATTCGGTGCGCGATCTGGTGAGCATTCACGCGCAGCAGAACCGCAAGGCGTCGTGGCGCGTGCCGGCCGACAGCCCGGATCGCGACCGCGCGCTCAACTGGCGGCTCGACCCTGACGTGACGCTCGGTCTGGCTGGCGAACTGGGCACGCAGCAGATCGATACGGTGTGCTGGTTCACGGGGAAGTATCCGGTGTCGGTGCGCGGGCTCGGTTCGGTGCGGCTGCACCGCGACGGGCGCGAAGTCGCGGACACGATCAGTTGCCAACTGGCGTTCGAGGATGGCGCTGTGATGACGTATGACGCGACGCTGGCCAACTCGTATGGCGGGACGTTCGAGACGCTGTTCGGGACCAATGCTGCGATCAAGCTTGCGGGAACGCACGCGTGGATGTTCAAGGAGGCCGACGCCCCGACACAGGGGTGGGAGGTTTATGCGAATCGCCAGCAGTTCCACAATGATGAGGGCATCACGCTGATCGCGGGCGCTACGCAGTTGGCGTCGCAGGGCAAGTTGCAGGAAGGCATCGGTCTGCCGCACGCTCCGCTGTATTATGCGGTGGGCGACTTTCTCAAGAGTGTGGCGAGCGGGGCGAATGTCGCGTGCTCGGCTGAGGAAGGCTATCGCGCGACGGTTGTGGGCATCAAGGCGGCGCAGGCGGTCGCGACCGGGCAGACGGTTTCGATTGCCGAGAGCGATCTGCGGGTGAGCTAA